In the genome of Cryptomeria japonica chromosome 8, Sugi_1.0, whole genome shotgun sequence, one region contains:
- the LOC131046885 gene encoding protein DETOXIFICATION 35-like, which produces MQLVTTICAGHLGNVELAAVAIQGSVIGLLAFGFLLGMGSALETLCGQAVGAGKRQMLGVYLQRSWLILLGTAVLLSSTYIFATPILKLLGQEHDVADLAGEYALWMLPTLFLYSLNFPMQKFLQAQRKLMAMALISLVILIIHSFMSWLLIFELGLGLVGAAITGNLSWCIIDTCQFLYIVYFCQDAWKGFSWLAFHDVWPFVRLSVASGVMLCLEIWYMMSLIIMTGNLKNATIEVDALSICMNLNTWEAMIFVGFNAAISVRVSNELGAGRPKAAKFAVVVVVATSLSIGLICMAIILVTKNDFAVLFTTSKVVMERVSNMAMLLGVTMVLNSVQPVLSGVAVGGGWQGLIAYVNLESYYVIGLPLGLLMGYKFDLGVKGIWTGMICGTVLQTLILLLITYFTNWNREAAQAEDRIRVWGGLAGSYANRSLKVSLCMGTRMLGTKMLNRRTSLRILENLPFTKIFGKYYLDDPLL; this is translated from the exons ATGCAATTAGTCACAACAATATGTGCAGGCCACTTGGGTAATGTTGAGTTGGCAGCTGTGGCAATTCAAGGCTCTGTTATTGGACTCCTGGCTTTTGGGTTCTTG TTGGGAATGGGCAGTGCATTAGAAACCCTCTGTGGTCAGGCTGTTGGAGCAGGTAAACGTCAAATGCTTGGAGTGTATTTGCAGCGTTCATGGTTAATCTTACTGGGTACAGCAGTGCTTTTGAGTTCTACTTACATATTTGCTACCCCAATTCTTAAGCTGCTGGGACAGGAGCATGATGTAGCTGATCTAGCCGGAGAATATGCACTTTGGATGCTACCAACGCTGTTTCTCTATTCATTAAATTTCCCAATGCAAAAGTTTCTTCAGGCACAAAGAAAACTCATGGCCATGGCTTTGATTTCCTTAGTTATATTGATAATCCATTCCTTTATGAGTTGGTTGTTAATCTTCGAATTGGGTTTGGGATTGGTTGGAGCAGCTATTACAGGAAATCTATCATGGTGCATTATCGATACTTGTCAGTTTTTGTATATAGTTTACTTTTGCCAAGATGCTTGGAAAGGATTCTCCTGGCTTGCTTTTCATGATGTATGGCCTTTTGTTAGACTTTCAGTGGCTTCGGGTGTTATGCTATG TTTGGAGATCTGGTATATGATGTCACTGATTATTATGACGGGGAATTTGAAAAATGCAACAATTGAAGTCGATGCGCTATCTATATG CATGAATTTGAATACATGGGAAGCCATGATCTTCGTCGGTTTCAATGCTGCCATTAG TGTGAGAGTATCGAATGAACTGGGAGCTGGTCGCCCTAAAGCTGCAAAATTTGCTGTCGTGGTGGTGGTTGCAACATCATTGTCAATTGGGCTTATATGTATGGCCATCATTCTTGTAACCAAAAATGATTTTGCAGTACTATTCACAACTAGTAAAGTGGTCATGGAAAGAGTCTCCAATATGGCCATGTTACTTGGAGTAACGATGGTTTTGAATAGCGTACAACCAGTTCTATCAG GTGTGGCAGTAGGCGGAGGTTGGCAAGGTCTGATAGCCTATGTAAACCTAGAGTCCTACTATGTTATTGGATTACCCCTTGGCCTTCTTATGGGATATAAGTTCGATCTTGGAGTGAAG GGCATTTGGACTGGCATGATTTGTGGAACAGTCCTCCAGACTCTTATTttattgttaattacatatttcACTAACTGGAATCGAGAG GCTGCTCAAGCCGAGGATCGTATCAGGGTATGGGGAGGATTAGCTGGGTCTTATGCAAATCGATCACTGAAGGTAAGCCTGTGCAT GGGGACGAGAATGTTGGGAACGAAAATGTTGAACAGGAGAACATCCCTTAGAATTCTAGAAAATCTTCCATTTACGAAAATCTTTGGCAAATATTATCTAGACGATCCTCTTCTGTAA